A single genomic interval of Halichondria panicea chromosome 2, odHalPani1.1, whole genome shotgun sequence harbors:
- the LOC135332162 gene encoding DNA replication licensing factor MCM3-like: MATPMDTDQELREFQREYLEFLDDEDDQGLYQEKVREMIRSNAHRLIVNVNDLRRKNAKRAVSLLNESQSELLAFQEALREYVLSLDGAYGKSYEEFYVGFVGSFGAKHHTPRSLSARNLGNLVCVEGIVTKCSLVSPKVVKSVHYCPATKKTIERKYSDLTSLNPFPTSGAYPTKDEENNPLETEYGLSVYRDHQTLSIQEMPENAPAGQLPRSVDIILDDDLVDLCKPGDRVQIVGNYRCLPSKRSGYTNGTFRTILLANNVIVLSKEVAPLFTAKDVVKIKRFSRSKQHDPFEVLAQSLAPSIHGHEHIKKAVLCMLLGGVEKVLENGTRLRGDINLLLIGDPSTAKSQMLRYVLHTAPRAVPTTGRGSSGVGLTAAVTTDQETGERRLEAGAMVLADRGVVCIDEFDKMSDLDRTAIHEVMEQGRVSIAKAGIHAKLNARCSVLAAANPVWGRYDEYKSPMDNIGMQDSLLSRFDLIFIVLDEMDPDHDRRISEHVLRMHRYRNPGEQDGQPMKMGEGGNTLAVATGGHAQQNNDDDQNEDTPIYEKHDHLLHGKKTIHKFVSRLFMKKYIHVARAVKPVLTREACDVISTEYTKLRAQETVNADRAKTQPVTARTLETLIRLSTAHAKARLSKKVELSDAEAAIELINFAYFKKIVTKPRKKPPPKDGVEGGDNKGKKKRPRSDSQPAHKRPKLKAGDPGYDPYDFTSDEDEDLDESHDLGGKSGDIVAEEMDTQDGQQGPRVELGDKELEYFKGAVVKEFSREHSQSLTLTQLTAAANADPAHQFTDAQVSAALDLMQDANQVMVSEGVVFLI, translated from the exons ATGGCTACCCCCATGGACACAGACCAAGAGCTGAGGGAGTTCCAGAGAGAGTATCTAGAGTTCTTGGATGATGAG GATGACCAGGGGCTCTACCAAGAGAAGGTGAGGGAGATGATACGCTCCAATGCACACAGACTCATCGTCAATGTCAACGACCTGCGGAGGAAGAACGCAAAGAGAGCTGTCtc tctcctGAATGAATCACAGAGTGAGTTATTAGCCTTCCAGGAAGCTCTCAGAGAATATGTCCTCTCTTTGGATGGAGCATATGGAAAATCATACGAGGAATTCTATGTCGGATTTGTTGGGAG TTTCGGAGCTAAGCATCACACCCCACGCTCACTGTCTGCTCGTAACCTTGGCAACCTCGTCTGCGTCGAAGGAATTGTCACAAAAT GCTCCCTGGTGAGTCCAAAGGTCGTCAAGAGTGTCCACTATTGCCCGGCAACCAAGAAGACGATAGAGCGCAAGTACTCTGACCTTACGTCCCTCAACCCCTTCCCTACGTCAGGTGCCTACCCCACCAAg GATGAGGAGAACAACCCACTGGAGACAGAGTATGGTCTCTCTGTGTATCGTGATCACCAGACACTCAGTATACAGGAGATGCCAGAGAATGCCCCAGCTGGACAGCTGCCTCGATCTGTGGACATTATACTAGATGATGACCTTGTTGACCTCTGCAAG cccgGGGACAGAGTTCAGATCGTGGGCAACTACCGCTGTCTTCCCTCCAAGCGTTCTGGCTACACCAACGGGACCTTCCGTACCATTCTCCTGGCTAACAATGTCATCGTCCTCTCCAAAGAAGTAGCTCCTCTCTTCACTGCCAAAGATGTTGTCAAGATAAAGAGATTCTCTCGTAGCAAGCAACACGATCCATTCGAGGTGTTAGCGCAATCACTGGCTCCATCCATCCATGGCCACGAGCATATCAAGAAGGCAGTACTGTGcatgttgctagggggagtgGAGAAAGTGCTCGAGAATGGGACACGGCTGagagg TGACATCAACCTCCTGTTGATTGGTGACCCCTCCACAGCAAAGTCTCAGATGCTCCGCTATGTGCTCCACACTGCCCCCCGTGCTGTACCCACCACTGGACGAGGGTCCTCTGGGGTGGGGCTAACAGCAGCCGTCACCACAGACCAAGAGACGGGGGAGCGTAGACTAGAAGCCGGGGCTATGGTCCTCGCTGATAGGGGCGTGGTCTGTATTGATGAGTTTGATAAA ATGAGTGACCTGGATCGTACGGCCATTCATGAGGTAATGGAACAAGGACGAGTGAGCATTGCCAAGGCTGGTATCCATGCTAAACTCAATGCTCGATGCAGTGTACTAGCAGCTGCCAACCCTGTGTGGGGGCGG TACGACGAGTACAAGTCCCCCATGGACAATATTGGGATGCAGGATTCACTCCTCTCTAGGTTTGACCTCATCTTCATTGTGTTGGATGAGATGGACCCGGATCATGACCGACGCATCTCAGAACATGTACTCAGAATGCATCGCTATAGGAACCCAGGGGAACAG GATGGCCAGCCAATGAAAATGGGGGAGGGAGGTAACACTCTCGCCGTGGCAACCGGAGGCCATGCCCAACAGAATAATGACGATGACCAGAACGAGGACACGCCCATTTACGAGAAACACGATCACCTCCTCCACGGCAAGAAAACCATTCACAAGTTTGTGTCCCGACTGTTCATGAAGAAGTACATCCACGTTGCTAGGGCAGTCAAGCCAGTGTTGACAAGGGAGGCATGTGATGTCATCTCCACTGAGTACACTAAACTGAGGGCACAGGAGACCGTCAATGCAGACAGGGcaaag ACTCAGCCAGTGACAGCTCGTACACTAGAGACACTCATCCGTCTGTCTACTGCCCACGCAAAAGCCCGCCTCTCCAAGAAGGTGGAGCTCTCTGACGCTGAAGCAGCCATCGAACTCATCAACTTTGCCTACTTCAAAAAA ATTGTCACCAAACCTCGCAAGAAGCCGCCACCAAAGGACGGAGTGGAGGGTGGAGATAACAAAGGTAAAAAGAAGCGGCCTCGTAGTGACAGTCAGCCCGCCCACAAGAGACCCAAGTTGAAGGCTGGTGACCCCGGATATGACCCCTATGACTTCACCAGTGACGAGGATGAGGATCTTGatgagtcacatgacctgGGAGGCAAGTCAGGTGACATAGTGGCGGAGGAGATGGACACACAGGATGGACAGCAGGGACCGCGTGTAGAGCTCGGAGACAAAGA atTGGAGTACTTCAAGGGAGCAGTGGTGAAGGAGTTCTCGCGAGAACACTCTCAGAGTTTGACACTCACTCAGCTAACGGCAGCTGCTAACGCTGACCCTGCCCACCAGTTTACTGATGCCCAAGTGTCCGCTGCTCTGGACCTCATGCAAGATGCCAACCAAGTCATGGTGTCAGAGGGTGTGGTCTTCCTCATATAG
- the LOC135332163 gene encoding uncharacterized sodium-dependent transporter HI_0736-like, producing MSEKSALMGTGGSGKVVSVEGSAAEYQVCCFKAPCLSKVPVIRSAFRVKTEEEKGTFSSSIAVLLSMLGSVVGTGNIWRFPRIVANHSSGGGALVFLIVWFCFLWLWSMPIILIEYGIGRFTKKSTVESFNKLLGPSYRFLGAFQGFVGFCLGSYYSVLVGWCAYYLLMSVIQELPETKADSDIVWNYMQDSSWPILCHFLAIFASALSVSRGVSTIEPVNKVIVPVLLLIVVICFYWAIFLDHADKGIVHMFSPEWNSISDPQLWLDAISQNAWDTGAGLGTFLTYATFMRREQGAVKLGSMTPFLNNIVSLMCGILIFSTVFAVQTAEGFSKDAIVDTLRFTGGEGNTGLTFIWMPLLFNKFDGAGRFMAIMFFLCLTFAGLSSLISLMEMPIHILTDFGIRRIPATVLVGVAMFSLGVVSAVDTKVLVNQDSVWAYAMILSGVFLLFLVMRYGPLKFRRNLYNNYGIGDWPLPIIWVIIVVLIAPIEGVGLIIWWIVETIVNNPGDWWQVTDTSLLVTLAEWTFLLLVAIGLNWWIKPLVIHPPDNPITRKILGFFFKLTSMPKLDFDDSSVPTDYTPPASPPVVYGTLAKNSKPVKHDAGSFQLHGEDNEKDRLVKDSFVISDVEL from the exons ATGTCTGAAAAGTCTGCGCTGATGGGCACGGGCGGCTCTGGTAAGGTGGTGTCAGTGGAGGGCTCGGCTGCAGAGTATCAAGTGTGCTGTTTCAAGGCTCCCTGTCTGAGCAAGGTCCCAGTGATTAGGAGTGCCTTCAGAGTCAAGACAGAGGAGGAGAAG GGGACATTCTCCTCATCCATTGCAGTGCTACTGTCCATGTTGGGCTCTGTAGTGGGGACAGGTAACATCTGGAGGTTCCCTAGAATTGTCGCCAATCACTCCAGTGGAGGAG GTGCTCTGGTGTTTCTGATTGTGTGGTTTTGTTTCCTGTGGCTCTGGTCCATGCCTATCATTCTCATAGAGTATGGCATTGGAAGGTTCACTAAGAAGTCTACAGTGGAGTCGTTCAACAAGTTACTGGGACCCTCCTATCGATTTCTGGGAGCATTTCAAGGCTTTGTGGGCTTCTGTTTGGG gaGCTACTATTCTGTCCTGGTCGGCTGGTGCGCCTACTATCTCCTCATGTCCGTCATTCAAGAGCTCCCTGAAACAAAGGCAGACTCTGACATCGTGTGGAACTACATGCAG GACTCCAGTTGGCCAATTCTCTGCCATTTCTTGGCCATCTTTGCGTCTGCTTTGTCAGTGTCTCGTGGAGTGTCCACCATagagccagtcaacaaggTCATCGTGCCTGTCCTCTTACTCATTGTGGTCATCTGCTTCTATTGGGCCATCTTCCTGGACCATGCAGACAAGGGAATTGTTCACATGTTCTCTCCAGAGTGGA ATAGCATCAGTGATCCTCAACTATGGCTGGATGCCATCTCACAAAATGCCTGGGACACAG GCGCTGGATTGGGCACCTTCCTGACGTATGCTACGTTCATGCGGCGTGAGCAGGGGGCGGTCAAGCTGGGCAGTATGACTCCGTTCCTCAACAATATTGTTAGCCTCATGTGTGGTATTCTTATCTTCTCCACCGTGTTTGCTGTCCAGACGGCCGAGGGATTTAGCAAGGATGCGATTGTGGACACTCTGCGCTTTACCGGAGGAGAGGGAAACACTGGTCTCACGTTTATATG GATGCCATTGTTGTTCAACAAGTTTGATGGAGCTGGTCGCTTCATGGCCATCATGTTCTTCCTCTGCCTCACATTTGCCGGCCTCAGCTCCCTCATATCCCTCATGGAGATGCCCATACACATACTCACTGACTTTGGAA TTCGGCGTATCCCTGCGACAGTgcttgtgggtgtggccatgtTCTCACTGGGCGTGGTCTCAGCAGTGGACACTAAGGTCCTAGTGAACCAGgacagtgtgtgggcgtatgcTATGATCCTCTCTGGAGTGTTCCTACTCTTCCTTGTCATGCGCTACGGACCACTCAAGTTCAGGAGAAACTTGTACAACAATTACGGCATCGGAGACTGGCCATTGCCCATCATATGGGTCATTATTGTCGT GCTGATAGCACCTattgagggggtggggctcatcaTATGGTGGATTGTGGAGACCATCGTCAATAACCCAGGCGACTGGTGGCAAGTGACGGACACCTCTCTCCTCGTCACACTGGCAGAGTGGACCTTCCTACTACTGGTGGCTATAGGCCTCAACTGGTGGATCAAGCCCCTCGTCATTCACCCACCAGACAACCCCATCACTCGCAAGATCCTCGGCTTCTTCTTTAAACTAACTTCAATGCCCAAACTGGATTTTGATGACAGCTCAGTACCCACAGACTATACACCTCCA GCCTCGCCCCCAGTGGTGTACGGAACCCTAGCAAAAAATTCGAAGCCAGTCAAACATGATGCTGGATCATTCCAACTGCACGGAGAGGATAACGAGAAAGACAGACTTGTGAAGGACTCTTTTGTCATCAGCGATGTGGAACTGTAG
- the LOC135332164 gene encoding ras-related protein Rab-32-like, which translates to MTAAGGKQEHLYKVLVIGDLGTGKTSIIKRYVHQFFSPHYRATIGVDFALKVLNWDNNTTIRLQLWDIAGQERFGNMTRVYYKEAVGAFVVFDVTRLSTFEAVQTWKADLDSKVLLPNGKPIPAVLLANKCDLASEGFLGNVNQLEEYCRDKNFHAWFETSAKENIGIDEAARSLVGKILENDENIDHAQSESDGFTLDTEAPKTKKGGCC; encoded by the exons ATG ACTGCAGCTGGAGGCAAGCAGGAACACTTGTACAAGGTGCTAGTGATCGGAGACCTGGGAACGGGCAAGACAAGCATCATTAAGCGATATGTCCACCAATTCTTCTCCCCGCACTACAGAGCCACG ATTGGTGTGGATTTCGCACTCAAAGTACTGAACTGGGACAACAATACGACCATCAGACTACAGCTATGGGACATTGCAG ggcaagAACGGTTTGGCAACATGACCAGA GTCTACTACAAGGAGGCAGTGGGTGCCTTTGTGGTGTTTGATGTGACTCGACTCTCCACCTTTGAGGCAGTGCAGACATGGAAGGCAGATCTGGACAGTAAAGTGCTGTTACCCAATGGGAAGCCCATCCCTGCAGTCCTACTAGCTAACAAG TGTGATCTTGCCAGTGAGGGTTTCCTAGGCAACGTGAACCAGCTGGAAGAATACTGCAGAGACAAGAACTTCCACGCCTGGTTTGAAACGTCAGCAAAGGAGAACATTGGCATCGATGAGGCCGCACGCAGTTTAGTGGGAAAG attctggagaatgATGAGAACATAGACCACGCACAGTCAGAGTCTGATGGCTTTACTCTGGACACTGAAGCACCAAAAACCAAAAAGGGAGGGTGCTgttag